In Oryza sativa Japonica Group chromosome 3, ASM3414082v1, one DNA window encodes the following:
- the LOC4333435 gene encoding serine/threonine-protein kinase SAPK10 isoform 2 (isoform 2 is encoded by transcript variant 2): protein MRGKKRQARWGERARRSRGGVAPPPNPQPNRIHPPTSFLLLETRRSGSGATPKRGGGGGARASFTGGCRAGRARVIDFAGGEGREGGKRDGPGGADGGAGDGHADNARRRPVRAGAGHRLRQLRRRAPHAQPRRRPARRRQVHRARRQDRRERAAGDHQPPLAAPPQHHPLQGGHPHPHPPRHRHGVRLRRRALRAHLQRRQVQRGRGTVLFPATDFRSQLLPFHVCHRDLKLENTLLDGSTAPRLKICDFGYSKSSVLHSQPKSTVGTPAYIAPEVLLKKEYDGKIADVWSCGVTLYVMLVGAYPFEDPDEPKNFRKTIQRILGVQYSIPDYVHISPECRDLIARIFVANPATRISIPEIRNHPWFLKNLPADLMDDSKMSSQYEEPEQPMQSMDEIMQILAEATIPAAGSGGINQFLNDGLDLDDDMEDLDSDPDLDVESSGEIVYAM, encoded by the exons atgagGGGGAAAAAGCGGCAAGCGAGGTGGGGAGAAAGGGCGAGGAGATCACGAGGAGGGGTTGCTCCGCCGCCCAATCCCCAACCAAACCGAATCCATCCGCCTACTAGCTTCTTGCTGCTGGAGACGAGACGAAGTGGTAGTGGAGCTACACCtaaaaggggaggaggaggaggagcgagagctTCATTCACGGGAGGTTGCCGTGCCGGGCGCGCGCGGGTGATTGatttcgccggcggcgaggggagggagggaggcaaaAGAGATGGACCGGGCGGCGCTGACGGTGGGGCCGGGGATGGACATGCCGATAATGCACGACGGCGACCGGTACGAGCTGGTGCGGGACATCGGCTCCGGCAACTTCGGCGTCGCGCGCCTCATGCGCAGCCGCGCCGACGGCCAGCTCGTCGCCGTCAAGTACATCGAGCGCGGCGACAAGATCGACGAGAACGTGCAGCGGGAGATCATCAACCACCGCTCGCTGCGCCACCCCAACATCATCCGCTTCAAGGAGGTCATCCTCACCCCCACCCACCTCGCCATCGTCATGGAGTACGCCTCCGGCGGCGAGCTCTTCGAGCGCATCTGCAACGCCGGCAGGTTCAGCGAGGACGAG GCACGGTTCTTTTTCCAGCAACTGATTTCAGGAGTCAGCTATTGCCATTCCATG TATGCCATCGTGACCTGAAGCTGGAGAACACCCTGCTCGACGGCAGCACGGCGCCTCGCCTCAAGATATGCGACTTTGGCTATTCAAAG TCGTCTGTTCTTCATTCGCAACCAAAATCTACTGTTGGAACTCCGGCATACATCGCTCCTGAGGTTCTGCTGAAGAAGGAATATGATGGAAAG ATTGCTGATGTGTGGTCGTGTGGAGTAACCCTCTACGTAATGCTGGTTGGTGCATATCCTTTTGAGGATCCAGATGAGCCTAAGAATTTCAGGAAGACAATTCAG AGAATATTGGGTGTGCAGTACTCTATTCCAGATTATGTCCACATATCTCCAGAGTGCCGAGATCTTATTGCGAGGATTTTTGTGGCCAACCCAGCCACT AGAATCTCTATCCCCGAGATCAGAAATCATCCATGGTTCTTGAAGAATCTCCCAGCTGACCTTATGGATGATAGCAAGATGAGCAGCCAGTACGAGGAGCCCGAACAGCCAATGCAGAGCATGGATGAGATCATGCAGATACTGGCAGAGGCGACCATACCAGCAGCTGGGTCTGGTGGAATCAACCAGTTCTTGAATGATGGCCTTGACCTCGATGATGACATGGAGGACCTTGATTCAGACCCCGATCTTGACGTGGAAAGCAGTGGGGAGATAGTATACGCTATGTGA
- the LOC4333435 gene encoding serine/threonine-protein kinase SAPK10 isoform 1 (isoform 1 is encoded by transcript variant 1), with product MDRAALTVGPGMDMPIMHDGDRYELVRDIGSGNFGVARLMRSRADGQLVAVKYIERGDKIDENVQREIINHRSLRHPNIIRFKEVILTPTHLAIVMEYASGGELFERICNAGRFSEDEARFFFQQLISGVSYCHSMQVCHRDLKLENTLLDGSTAPRLKICDFGYSKSSVLHSQPKSTVGTPAYIAPEVLLKKEYDGKIADVWSCGVTLYVMLVGAYPFEDPDEPKNFRKTIQRILGVQYSIPDYVHISPECRDLIARIFVANPATRISIPEIRNHPWFLKNLPADLMDDSKMSSQYEEPEQPMQSMDEIMQILAEATIPAAGSGGINQFLNDGLDLDDDMEDLDSDPDLDVESSGEIVYAM from the exons ATGGACCGGGCGGCGCTGACGGTGGGGCCGGGGATGGACATGCCGATAATGCACGACGGCGACCGGTACGAGCTGGTGCGGGACATCGGCTCCGGCAACTTCGGCGTCGCGCGCCTCATGCGCAGCCGCGCCGACGGCCAGCTCGTCGCCGTCAAGTACATCGAGCGCGGCGACAAGATCGACGAGAACGTGCAGCGGGAGATCATCAACCACCGCTCGCTGCGCCACCCCAACATCATCCGCTTCAAGGAGGTCATCCTCACCCCCACCCACCTCGCCATCGTCATGGAGTACGCCTCCGGCGGCGAGCTCTTCGAGCGCATCTGCAACGCCGGCAGGTTCAGCGAGGACGAG GCACGGTTCTTTTTCCAGCAACTGATTTCAGGAGTCAGCTATTGCCATTCCATG CAAGTATGCCATCGTGACCTGAAGCTGGAGAACACCCTGCTCGACGGCAGCACGGCGCCTCGCCTCAAGATATGCGACTTTGGCTATTCAAAG TCGTCTGTTCTTCATTCGCAACCAAAATCTACTGTTGGAACTCCGGCATACATCGCTCCTGAGGTTCTGCTGAAGAAGGAATATGATGGAAAG ATTGCTGATGTGTGGTCGTGTGGAGTAACCCTCTACGTAATGCTGGTTGGTGCATATCCTTTTGAGGATCCAGATGAGCCTAAGAATTTCAGGAAGACAATTCAG AGAATATTGGGTGTGCAGTACTCTATTCCAGATTATGTCCACATATCTCCAGAGTGCCGAGATCTTATTGCGAGGATTTTTGTGGCCAACCCAGCCACT AGAATCTCTATCCCCGAGATCAGAAATCATCCATGGTTCTTGAAGAATCTCCCAGCTGACCTTATGGATGATAGCAAGATGAGCAGCCAGTACGAGGAGCCCGAACAGCCAATGCAGAGCATGGATGAGATCATGCAGATACTGGCAGAGGCGACCATACCAGCAGCTGGGTCTGGTGGAATCAACCAGTTCTTGAATGATGGCCTTGACCTCGATGATGACATGGAGGACCTTGATTCAGACCCCGATCTTGACGTGGAAAGCAGTGGGGAGATAGTATACGCTATGTGA